Proteins encoded in a region of the Devosia sp. RR2S18 genome:
- a CDS encoding phage portal protein: MSLFDAFRALFERTETKAEEATSEPVTLTDPLAACLFGAAPTHSNISVTPATAMQVPAVSSAVELIAEAVGTLPAKLFVRNAKGKEADPAHPAFRLAHDEANDWTSAAELRTQLTQDALLHDQGGFALANRVDGRVVEFIRLEPGSVEVKTDAATAEPFYLVRHGNARKAVRYDYRDVLHVQAFGGSAPIHRARNAIALAIDLERHAAKLFSNGARPSGILSTDAKSPAALKNIADMWNATFGNPSNSGKPAILPEGTTYQQTGLSSTDAQFEQMRRFQTEEIARAFRVPPTMLFDLTRGTWSNTEEMGHQFLTYTLRPWLEAWEWAYARVLLTSEERTKRFFEFVTDDLLTVSHEAQARSFAQYRSMGVMTANEVRAARNLPPLPGGDVLQNPYTTSAAPAQANNDNPPETEKDAA; this comes from the coding sequence TTGTCCCTCTTCGATGCTTTCCGCGCCCTCTTTGAGCGCACCGAAACAAAGGCTGAAGAAGCCACTTCTGAGCCGGTAACGCTCACCGATCCGCTTGCTGCTTGCCTGTTTGGTGCCGCGCCAACGCACTCCAACATCTCTGTCACGCCAGCAACGGCAATGCAGGTGCCTGCTGTCTCTTCGGCAGTGGAGCTGATCGCTGAAGCGGTTGGCACCCTCCCGGCCAAACTCTTCGTGCGTAATGCCAAGGGCAAGGAAGCCGACCCGGCTCACCCTGCCTTTCGCCTTGCGCACGATGAGGCCAACGATTGGACTAGCGCTGCCGAGCTGCGCACTCAGCTCACCCAAGATGCGCTCTTGCACGATCAAGGCGGTTTTGCCCTGGCGAACCGTGTTGATGGTCGCGTTGTAGAGTTTATTCGTCTGGAGCCCGGCAGCGTCGAGGTGAAGACCGATGCCGCAACTGCCGAGCCGTTCTACCTGGTCCGGCACGGCAACGCCCGCAAAGCGGTCCGGTATGACTATCGGGACGTGCTTCATGTTCAGGCCTTCGGCGGCTCCGCACCTATTCACCGGGCCCGCAACGCCATTGCTCTTGCCATCGATCTAGAGCGCCATGCAGCCAAGCTCTTCAGCAATGGCGCACGACCGTCCGGCATCTTGAGCACTGACGCCAAGAGCCCGGCAGCGCTCAAGAACATTGCGGATATGTGGAATGCCACCTTCGGCAATCCGAGCAACAGCGGCAAGCCCGCCATTCTGCCGGAAGGCACCACCTATCAGCAGACTGGCCTTTCCAGCACTGACGCTCAATTTGAGCAGATGCGCCGGTTTCAGACCGAAGAGATTGCCCGCGCCTTCCGCGTGCCACCGACCATGCTTTTCGATCTCACGCGCGGCACTTGGTCAAACACCGAAGAGATGGGGCACCAGTTTCTTACCTACACGCTCCGCCCTTGGCTGGAGGCTTGGGAATGGGCTTATGCCCGCGTGCTGCTGACCTCAGAAGAGCGCACCAAGCGCTTCTTTGAATTCGTAACTGATGACTTGCTCACCGTGAGCCATGAGGCTCAGGCGCGCTCGTTTGCACAATACCGCAGCATGGGCGTGATGACCGCCAATGAAGTGCGAGCGGCTCGGAACTTGCCGCCGCTGCCCGGCGGTGACGTGCTGCAAAACCCTTACACGACCAGCGCTGCACCGGCGCAGGCGAACAACGACAATCCACCTGAGACCGAGAAAGACGCCGCCTGA
- a CDS encoding ABC transporter permease, whose product MTYILRRLAFYLAAFFLAVTLNFFIPRVMPGDPSARIIASFQGRLNEAQVEAIRASYGASGSLWEQYIGYVAQVLRFDFGISTVQFPEPTSSLLFYGATWTLVLVGISIALAFVIGTMMGIHAAWNRGGFFDSLFTPLNVILNAFTPAVVALLLFYAFSLELKWFPLGRAHATGLAPALDLQFIGSVLYHATLPVLSILIVSFGGWHLGMRNVMINLLNEDFVILARAKGLSDRRVRYRYVARNAIMPQITSLALSVGFLLGGALVTEQVFNYPGLGKFTVTAIESRDYSFIQAQLLLLTMSVLVANLLSDIANVVLDPRLRKG is encoded by the coding sequence ATGACCTATATTCTGCGGCGTCTCGCTTTCTATCTGGCGGCGTTTTTTCTGGCGGTCACGCTCAATTTCTTTATTCCGCGCGTCATGCCGGGCGATCCGTCAGCGCGCATCATCGCCTCCTTCCAAGGGCGCTTGAACGAAGCTCAAGTCGAGGCCATTCGGGCTTCATACGGCGCCAGCGGCTCGCTTTGGGAGCAATATATCGGCTACGTCGCTCAGGTGTTGCGCTTCGATTTCGGTATATCGACCGTCCAGTTTCCCGAACCCACCTCGTCGCTGCTGTTTTACGGCGCGACATGGACCCTGGTACTGGTTGGCATCTCCATTGCCCTCGCCTTTGTCATCGGCACCATGATGGGCATTCATGCCGCCTGGAACCGGGGCGGCTTTTTCGACAGCCTGTTTACGCCGCTTAATGTCATCCTCAACGCTTTCACGCCTGCCGTGGTGGCGCTGCTGCTCTTTTATGCCTTTTCGTTGGAGCTCAAATGGTTCCCCCTAGGGCGCGCACATGCCACCGGTCTTGCACCCGCTCTTGACCTGCAATTCATCGGAAGCGTCCTCTACCATGCAACTTTGCCGGTTCTGTCGATACTGATCGTCAGCTTCGGTGGCTGGCACCTAGGCATGCGCAACGTGATGATCAACCTCCTCAACGAGGACTTCGTGATCCTGGCGCGCGCCAAGGGACTGAGTGATCGACGCGTGCGCTACCGCTATGTGGCCCGCAACGCCATCATGCCGCAGATCACCTCCCTGGCGCTGTCCGTCGGGTTCCTGCTGGGCGGAGCCTTGGTGACTGAGCAGGTGTTCAACTATCCGGGGCTGGGCAAGTTCACCGTCACCGCCATCGAAAGCCGCGACTACTCCTTCATACAGGCGCAGCTGTTGCTGCTGACCATGTCGGTTCTCGTGGCAAACCTTCTGTC
- a CDS encoding LacI family DNA-binding transcriptional regulator, with translation MATITDVAQLAGVSRSTVSRVVARNGYVSDAKRKAIEQAIAELGYRPNTLAQALRSNRSNVIGAVVVDIGTPYFASMVFGVQRAIRPAGKSLMVSSGYADQDQEARAIMELVDRSCDGIVLYLERPMRPDVVDIVQAAQIPIVSIGHDHCPVSRGRVVLNNYEGARQAMRYLLEQGHRQIVYLSGQLTIGDTLDRMQGIAAALEEFGLELDDIHIVNGAFHESFGYRASKELVQQGRQFTAIFAGDDDIAAGVYQALRELGLSIPGDVSVMGFDDAFYAKHLTPPLTTVRQEVDALGQSAAQMLLRLLEDPLAGPLHSGHETSLAVRASVAQPHSIEEVA, from the coding sequence ATGGCAACCATCACCGATGTTGCGCAGCTTGCCGGAGTTTCGCGCTCCACCGTATCGCGGGTGGTGGCGAGAAACGGTTATGTTTCGGACGCCAAACGCAAGGCGATTGAACAGGCAATCGCCGAACTGGGATACCGGCCGAATACGCTGGCGCAAGCGCTACGCTCCAATCGCTCCAACGTTATTGGGGCGGTGGTGGTTGACATCGGAACTCCCTACTTCGCCAGCATGGTCTTCGGTGTGCAGAGGGCCATCCGCCCTGCCGGCAAATCGCTGATGGTTTCCTCCGGCTACGCCGATCAGGACCAGGAAGCCCGCGCCATTATGGAACTGGTCGATCGCTCCTGCGACGGTATCGTGCTTTACCTCGAGCGTCCCATGCGTCCTGACGTGGTGGACATCGTGCAAGCAGCTCAGATCCCCATAGTGTCGATTGGACACGATCATTGCCCTGTCTCGCGCGGACGCGTGGTGCTCAACAATTATGAGGGCGCGCGGCAAGCGATGCGGTACTTGCTCGAACAAGGGCATCGCCAGATCGTCTACCTTTCAGGGCAACTCACGATCGGCGACACGCTTGATCGCATGCAGGGCATAGCGGCGGCGCTTGAAGAGTTCGGCCTCGAACTTGACGATATTCACATCGTCAATGGCGCTTTCCATGAGAGTTTCGGCTATCGCGCCAGCAAAGAATTGGTGCAGCAAGGGCGCCAGTTTACCGCCATTTTCGCTGGCGATGATGACATCGCTGCGGGCGTGTACCAGGCGCTTCGTGAACTCGGGCTGTCCATCCCCGGCGACGTTTCGGTTATGGGCTTCGATGACGCCTTCTACGCTAAGCACCTGACACCGCCGCTGACCACCGTTCGCCAAGAAGTGGATGCGCTGGGGCAGAGCGCAGCGCAGATGTTGCTACGCCTGCTGGAGGATCCGCTCGCTGGCCCGCTGCACTCGGGCCACGAGACCAGTCTTGCTGTGCGCGCAAGCGTTGCTCAGCCCCACTCGATCGAGGAGGTCGCTTAG
- a CDS encoding ABC transporter substrate-binding protein, whose translation MTGNKMKSIGRIALMSVGISALALGLPAFAQDGDVVLRLHVLDSDALVENFNPNNPTGPQQIVRDFVYEPLWIDNVWNPDEDYPALATSYEIAEDLMSITYKLREGVTWSDGEEFNADDVVFTFDYAKANQDYPMGIDVYMEETDTGSIVSVEKVDDYTVKFNLHEPDSLARYAIGGIYPLPEHIWADVEDPKNFANPDPVGTGPWTELANFSRSSVDFCRNETSRYNEENAIDCLRFLQLNGNEQIIASMSAGDVDWLGTGLTDPEITFKPQSEFNNYWLPPGGDVNLQINTTKPPFNNLEFRQAMSVAIDRDTIVDISTFGLTTHTRFPVGTGETYSTWFNEEALEPYTWLMRYDPDRAMELLDGAGFVDADGDGWRDNPDGTPIQFDINIPNGWTDWINTGQTISENLQDVGINASVRTMDQGAWNDQARTGDFDSYIMWTNGGPTPYNTYNPMFNPRNMEKGRVDYQAMHQMRLPEVEEALQAFRSTADRDEQMAHMNTIHTAIAENLPIIGLFANPTWYEYSTRNFQGWVTEENPFVRPTVHEGTRERVIHALALKPVSR comes from the coding sequence ATGACGGGAAACAAAATGAAGTCCATCGGGCGCATTGCCCTGATGAGTGTAGGCATCTCGGCACTGGCGTTGGGTTTGCCAGCCTTTGCACAGGACGGTGATGTGGTGCTTCGCCTGCACGTTCTAGACAGCGATGCACTGGTCGAGAACTTCAACCCCAACAATCCCACCGGACCCCAGCAGATCGTTCGTGATTTCGTTTACGAGCCGCTCTGGATCGACAATGTGTGGAACCCCGACGAGGACTACCCGGCTCTCGCGACCTCCTATGAGATCGCTGAGGATCTGATGTCGATTACCTACAAGTTGCGCGAAGGCGTCACGTGGAGCGACGGCGAAGAGTTCAACGCCGACGACGTGGTGTTCACCTTCGACTACGCCAAGGCCAATCAAGACTACCCGATGGGTATCGACGTCTATATGGAGGAGACCGACACCGGCAGCATCGTCAGCGTCGAGAAGGTGGATGACTACACGGTCAAGTTCAACTTGCATGAACCTGACTCGCTCGCCCGCTATGCGATTGGCGGCATCTACCCACTGCCGGAGCACATCTGGGCCGATGTGGAGGATCCCAAGAACTTCGCCAATCCTGATCCGGTCGGCACTGGCCCCTGGACGGAACTTGCCAATTTCTCGCGCTCCTCGGTCGATTTCTGCCGCAACGAGACTAGCCGCTATAATGAAGAAAATGCGATCGACTGCCTGCGCTTCCTGCAGCTCAACGGCAACGAGCAGATCATCGCCTCGATGTCTGCCGGCGATGTCGATTGGCTGGGTACCGGACTGACCGATCCGGAAATTACCTTCAAGCCGCAGTCCGAATTCAACAATTACTGGCTCCCCCCGGGTGGCGACGTGAACCTGCAGATCAACACCACCAAGCCGCCATTCAACAATCTCGAATTCCGCCAGGCCATGTCGGTTGCCATCGACCGCGACACCATTGTGGATATCTCGACTTTCGGCCTCACCACCCACACGCGCTTTCCCGTGGGCACGGGCGAGACCTACAGCACCTGGTTCAACGAAGAAGCGCTCGAACCCTATACTTGGCTGATGCGGTACGATCCCGATCGGGCCATGGAACTGCTCGATGGCGCCGGGTTCGTCGATGCCGACGGAGACGGCTGGCGTGACAACCCCGATGGCACGCCCATCCAGTTCGACATCAACATCCCCAATGGCTGGACAGACTGGATCAACACTGGGCAGACCATCTCGGAAAACCTGCAGGACGTCGGCATCAACGCCTCCGTGCGCACCATGGACCAGGGTGCTTGGAACGATCAGGCCCGCACCGGAGACTTCGACTCCTACATCATGTGGACCAACGGCGGCCCGACCCCGTACAACACGTACAATCCGATGTTCAATCCGCGGAACATGGAAAAGGGCCGCGTCGACTACCAGGCCATGCACCAGATGCGCTTGCCCGAGGTCGAAGAAGCCCTCCAGGCCTTCCGCAGCACGGCTGACCGTGATGAACAGATGGCGCACATGAACACCATCCACACGGCAATTGCCGAAAACCTCCCGATCATCGGGCTCTTCGCCAATCCCACCTGGTATGAATACTCGACCCGCAACTTCCAAGGGTGGGTGACCGAAGAAAACCCGTTCGTTCGTCCTACCGTGCATGAGGGTACGCGTGAGCGGGTGATCCACGCTCTCGCTCTCAAGCCGGTCAGCCGGTAA
- a CDS encoding autotransporter outer membrane beta-barrel domain-containing protein — MRTAHGWWLSPFASFGRVDGATAAQEADVGNAGVTGGVEFDVTPEFSLGLFAGGSAGSLRADDGNSANSSGIHGGAVLSYDNKAVFADLTIGVSRFWGNSNHVAAPGLAGTVLGADDFSAGASSVDMAFWGGAEVGYRSNLDKVDVAPYAFGRVVNQQLGAFGESSTSVLALSGDATGMTTAEVGVGVQWLGSPLLVQQLTITPSLDVAYGRRLGDFERPVSLLGNSLASTVPVGRDMLHIDAALDVSKPQSPLSVRLGYSGSLSSGAHAHAVKVSLIGSF, encoded by the coding sequence ATGCGGACGGCACACGGATGGTGGCTCTCCCCATTTGCCAGCTTCGGCCGCGTGGACGGCGCCACCGCGGCGCAGGAAGCTGATGTGGGCAATGCCGGCGTCACTGGCGGCGTAGAGTTTGACGTCACGCCCGAGTTCTCGTTGGGGCTTTTTGCCGGTGGCAGCGCTGGTTCACTACGTGCCGACGACGGCAACTCCGCCAATAGTAGCGGGATACATGGCGGCGCGGTGCTATCCTATGACAACAAGGCGGTGTTTGCCGACCTCACCATCGGCGTCAGCCGCTTCTGGGGCAACAGCAACCACGTTGCGGCGCCCGGTCTGGCTGGAACTGTGCTCGGCGCCGACGACTTCAGTGCTGGCGCTAGTTCCGTCGACATGGCGTTTTGGGGAGGGGCAGAGGTAGGATACCGCTCCAACCTGGACAAGGTCGATGTTGCTCCCTACGCCTTCGGTCGCGTGGTGAACCAGCAGCTCGGAGCCTTCGGCGAGAGCTCGACCAGCGTTTTGGCGCTGTCAGGTGACGCGACCGGAATGACCACTGCAGAAGTAGGTGTGGGCGTTCAATGGCTCGGGTCGCCGCTGCTGGTTCAGCAGTTGACCATCACTCCCTCGCTTGACGTGGCCTACGGTCGCCGCCTGGGCGACTTCGAGCGTCCAGTAAGCCTGCTGGGCAATAGCCTGGCGTCGACAGTCCCTGTGGGCCGGGACATGCTGCACATCGATGCGGCTCTAGATGTGTCGAAACCCCAAAGTCCGTTAAGCGTTCGCCTCGGCTACTCCGGTTCGCTGAGTAGCGGCGCACATGCACACGCGGTTAAGGTGAGCCTAATCGGTTCTTTCTAG